The proteins below are encoded in one region of Winogradskyella helgolandensis:
- a CDS encoding DUF493 family protein has protein sequence MDNSKKTDEFYDKLKSQLYDTATWPSIYLYKFIVLSKGSGVNHIEALFDNLGAVITTTESKNGKYTSVSINVRLKNPEEVIAKYKDVAENVEGVISL, from the coding sequence ATGGATAATTCTAAAAAAACAGACGAGTTTTACGACAAATTAAAATCTCAACTTTACGATACAGCCACTTGGCCATCTATATATTTATATAAATTTATTGTGCTTTCTAAAGGTTCAGGAGTTAATCACATTGAGGCTCTTTTTGATAATTTAGGGGCTGTTATTACGACTACAGAATCTAAAAACGGAAAATACACAAGTGTTTCTATTAATGTGAGGTTAAAAAACCCTGAAGAAGTGATTGCAAAATATAAGGATGTCGCTGAAAATGTAGAAGGAGTAATTTCCCTTTAA
- a CDS encoding Lacal_2735 family protein — MFGLFKKPSEVEKLQKQYSKLMDEWHKLSSTNRAESDKKYAEAQLISDKIDNLKKS; from the coding sequence ATGTTCGGATTATTCAAGAAACCTTCAGAAGTAGAAAAACTTCAAAAACAGTATAGTAAGTTAATGGATGAGTGGCATAAGCTTTCATCAACTAATAGAGCTGAAAGCGATAAAAAGTATGCTGAAGCTCAATTAATCAGTGATAAAATTGATAACTTAAAAAAAAGCTAG
- the fmt gene encoding methionyl-tRNA formyltransferase, whose protein sequence is MTHKRDLRIVFMGTPDFAVATLKALIDNNYNVVGVITAPDRPAGRGQKLRASAVKEFALEQKLNILQPTNLKAEPFLEELKALNANLQIIVAFRMLPKVVWQMPEYGTFNLHASLLPQYRGAAPIHWAIINGETKTGVTTFFIDEKIDTGAIIQSEETEIKATTTVGELHDDLMTIGSELVIKTVEHIEADTVSTTIQPQTDDLKTAYKLNRENCKIDWSQPIDTIYNKIRGLNPFPAAWCYLDNSESEPLSVKLYEVEKQDEDHKHANGSIITSKDELKVACQGGYINIIEIQLPGKRKMKVKSLLNGFSFSESSKLL, encoded by the coding sequence ATGACACATAAACGTGATTTACGCATCGTTTTTATGGGCACTCCAGATTTTGCGGTTGCCACATTAAAAGCACTTATAGATAATAATTATAACGTTGTTGGAGTTATAACTGCTCCGGATAGACCTGCAGGACGTGGTCAAAAATTAAGAGCTTCTGCCGTAAAAGAATTCGCTTTAGAGCAGAAGTTAAATATTTTACAACCCACAAATTTAAAAGCAGAACCGTTTTTAGAAGAATTGAAAGCTTTAAATGCCAATTTACAAATTATAGTGGCGTTTAGAATGTTACCAAAAGTGGTTTGGCAAATGCCCGAATACGGAACGTTTAACCTTCATGCCTCCTTATTACCACAATATAGAGGAGCAGCTCCAATTCATTGGGCTATTATTAATGGAGAAACTAAAACAGGAGTTACGACCTTTTTTATAGATGAAAAAATTGATACAGGTGCTATCATTCAAAGTGAAGAAACTGAAATTAAAGCAACAACAACAGTTGGTGAGTTGCATGATGATTTAATGACTATTGGAAGTGAATTGGTAATTAAAACTGTAGAACATATTGAAGCGGATACGGTCTCTACAACGATTCAACCACAAACAGACGATTTAAAAACAGCTTACAAACTAAATCGTGAGAACTGTAAAATAGATTGGTCGCAACCTATAGATACCATATATAATAAAATTAGAGGTTTAAATCCATTTCCAGCGGCTTGGTGTTATTTAGATAATAGCGAAAGTGAACCATTATCTGTAAAATTATATGAAGTAGAAAAACAAGATGAAGATCATAAACATGCCAATGGAAGTATAATCACATCTAAAGACGAACTAAAAGTCGCATGCCAAGGAGGTTACATAAATATTATAGAGATTCAACTTCCAGGAAAGCGCAAAATGAAAGTAAAATCTTTACTTAATGGGTTTAGTTTTTCTGAATCTTCAAAACTGCTCTAA
- a CDS encoding nuclear transport factor 2 family protein, with product MNTWGVAKKWKEMCEKGNNLDCINELYADNIVSREMPGTLGEVVTGKQNVWNKSKEWIESVEDIHYSSISNPLVAGNFFTAKMDFDCTFKDKGRQKIQEVCVYEVIDGKITSEQYFY from the coding sequence ATGAATACTTGGGGAGTTGCAAAAAAATGGAAAGAAATGTGCGAAAAAGGAAATAATCTTGATTGCATTAATGAGCTATATGCAGACAATATAGTAAGCCGAGAAATGCCTGGAACACTCGGAGAAGTTGTAACTGGAAAGCAAAATGTTTGGAACAAAAGTAAAGAATGGATAGAGAGTGTTGAAGACATTCACTATAGTAGTATAAGCAATCCTCTCGTTGCTGGTAACTTTTTTACAGCTAAAATGGATTTCGATTGTACGTTTAAAGATAAAGGCAGACAAAAAATACAAGAAGTGTGTGTCTATGAAGTTATTGATGGGAAGATTACTAGTGAGCAGTATTTTTATTAG
- a CDS encoding glutathione peroxidase, with protein MIATAKQSVYDIKINSLLGQALDLHQFKGKKILFVNVASKCGFTPQYRDLQKLQDTYKDSLVIIGVPCNQFGKQEPGNSKEIQEYCEVNYGVSFLMTEKIDVKGENQHPLYNWLTKKAINGKQNSVVKWNFQKYLVDENGEFLNYYYSITNPTSSRIIKFLK; from the coding sequence ATGATAGCAACTGCTAAGCAATCCGTGTACGATATAAAGATTAATAGCCTACTAGGGCAGGCTTTAGATTTACATCAATTTAAAGGTAAAAAAATACTGTTTGTTAATGTAGCTTCTAAATGTGGGTTTACACCTCAATATAGAGATTTACAAAAATTACAGGATACATATAAAGACTCACTTGTAATAATTGGAGTGCCTTGCAATCAATTTGGAAAACAAGAACCTGGAAATTCTAAAGAAATACAAGAGTACTGTGAAGTTAACTATGGTGTTTCCTTTTTAATGACTGAAAAGATTGATGTTAAAGGCGAAAATCAACATCCACTATATAATTGGTTAACAAAAAAAGCCATAAATGGAAAACAAAATTCAGTAGTGAAATGGAATTTTCAGAAGTATCTAGTTGACGAAAATGGTGAGTTCTTAAATTATTACTACTCTATCACAAATCCAACGAGCTCAAGAATTATTAAATTTTTAAAATAG
- a CDS encoding RecQ family ATP-dependent DNA helicase, which yields MHPIEVLERYWNHTSFRPFQEDIINSVLNREDTFALLPTGGGKSVCFQIPALIQDGICIVISPLIALMKDQVNTLKAKGIKAIALTSGMSYKDIDTQLDNCIYGNYKFLYLSPERLQQPLVQERIQQMRVNLIAVDEAHCISQWGNDFRPAYKNISTLRQMHPHVNCIALTASAKYDVINDIVENLDFINPKIYKASFARPNIAYNVVHTDDKLFQLQHLLKKYSGSSIIYVRTRRATIDIHNFLNAKGFSSTFYHGGITNKEKQERLYQWANGQKQIMVATTAFGMGIDKADVKTVIHINLPESIESYYQEAGRAGRNGKLAYAVILKQHIDEDHLRNQFLNNLPSVAFVKTVYNKLCNYFQISYGEGENTLHQFDFKSFCNHYKLNASITYNALLLLDRNAIITLTQHFNFRTKIQFITTNAVLFQYLETHLDLNILVKVLLRTYGGIFDYDTKVNLSLVVDKVNLPEKQVIAQLQRLEKDEVISLQMANTDSEITFLKPREDDITINPIAKTIIQQHTLKHQQIEAVLNYVKNDSVCRSQQLLRYFGEKTNKTCGICSVCVAKTANKNTSPNDTITLQILKALQAETLSSRQLIQYINCSEKVLLQSLSELIELNKIKLTHANTYTLV from the coding sequence ATGCATCCTATAGAAGTTTTAGAACGGTATTGGAATCATACCTCCTTTAGACCGTTTCAAGAAGATATTATAAATTCGGTTTTAAACCGTGAAGATACCTTTGCTCTATTACCAACGGGCGGAGGCAAATCGGTTTGCTTTCAAATTCCGGCTTTGATTCAAGATGGCATTTGTATTGTTATTTCGCCTTTAATTGCGTTAATGAAAGACCAAGTCAATACGTTAAAGGCTAAAGGGATAAAAGCCATTGCATTAACGTCTGGCATGTCTTATAAAGATATAGACACTCAATTAGATAATTGTATTTACGGGAATTATAAGTTTTTATACCTTTCGCCAGAACGATTACAACAGCCTTTAGTACAAGAACGTATTCAGCAAATGCGTGTGAATTTAATTGCTGTAGATGAAGCACATTGTATAAGTCAATGGGGAAATGATTTTAGACCAGCTTACAAAAACATTTCAACTTTACGTCAAATGCATCCGCACGTTAATTGTATTGCATTAACGGCTAGTGCAAAGTACGATGTCATAAATGATATTGTTGAAAATCTAGATTTTATAAATCCTAAAATCTACAAAGCTTCTTTTGCACGACCAAATATTGCTTATAATGTTGTTCATACAGACGATAAACTATTTCAATTACAACATCTTTTAAAAAAATATTCTGGATCGTCTATTATATATGTTAGAACCCGAAGAGCAACAATTGATATTCATAATTTTTTAAATGCTAAAGGGTTTTCCTCTACATTTTACCATGGCGGCATTACCAATAAAGAAAAGCAAGAACGTTTGTACCAATGGGCAAATGGGCAGAAACAAATTATGGTGGCTACCACAGCTTTTGGAATGGGAATTGATAAAGCCGATGTTAAAACCGTTATTCACATTAATTTACCCGAAAGTATAGAAAGTTATTACCAAGAAGCCGGACGTGCTGGTAGAAATGGAAAATTAGCCTATGCCGTTATATTGAAACAACATATAGACGAAGACCATTTGCGAAATCAATTCTTAAACAACTTACCTTCAGTTGCTTTCGTAAAAACGGTTTATAATAAGTTGTGTAATTATTTTCAAATCTCTTATGGAGAAGGAGAAAATACGTTGCATCAATTCGATTTTAAGTCCTTTTGCAATCACTATAAATTAAATGCGAGCATTACTTACAATGCATTACTGCTTTTAGATCGCAATGCTATTATAACACTCACACAGCATTTTAATTTTAGGACTAAAATTCAATTTATAACCACAAATGCGGTTTTATTTCAATATTTAGAAACGCATTTAGATTTAAATATTTTGGTAAAAGTACTCCTCAGAACTTATGGAGGAATTTTTGATTATGACACAAAAGTGAATCTCAGTTTGGTGGTTGACAAAGTAAATCTTCCCGAAAAACAAGTGATTGCACAATTACAACGTTTAGAAAAGGACGAGGTGATTAGCTTACAAATGGCAAATACAGATTCTGAAATCACCTTTTTAAAACCTCGTGAAGATGACATCACTATCAACCCCATTGCAAAAACAATAATACAACAGCACACATTAAAGCATCAACAAATAGAAGCTGTATTGAATTATGTAAAGAATGATTCGGTTTGTAGAAGTCAACAACTCCTGCGCTATTTTGGAGAGAAGACCAATAAAACTTGTGGTATATGTTCGGTATGTGTTGCTAAAACAGCAAACAAAAACACCAGCCCAAATGACACTATAACACTTCAAATTTTGAAAGCATTACAAGCTGAAACCTTATCTTCGCGACAATTAATACAATATATTAATTGTTCTGAAAAAGTACTATTACAAAGTCTTTCAGAACTTATAGAACTAAATAAAATTAAATTAACACACGCTAATACTTACACACTTGTATGA
- a CDS encoding SDR family NAD(P)-dependent oxidoreductase — MKRLIVIGGSKGIGKAIVTSLLSFYDEIVNISRTSPVESHPNLKHFSCDILNDELPEIDEADGLVYCPGSINLKPINRLSIDDFRNDFEINVIGSVKAIQTYLPALKNGNKPSIVLFSTVATKLGMPFHASVAASKSAVEGLTKSLGAELAPTVRINAIAPTVTDTDLASKLLRNERMVENMIERHPLKKYLQPQEVADMAAFLLSDKAASFSGQIFEMDCGIVSFKL; from the coding sequence ATGAAGCGATTAATAGTTATAGGAGGAAGCAAAGGTATTGGCAAAGCAATTGTCACATCTTTGCTTTCTTTTTATGATGAAATTGTTAATATCAGTAGAACTTCACCCGTGGAATCACATCCCAATCTAAAACATTTTAGTTGTGATATTCTTAATGATGAACTACCAGAAATTGACGAAGCAGATGGTTTAGTGTATTGTCCAGGCAGTATCAATTTAAAGCCTATTAATAGACTAAGTATTGACGATTTCAGAAATGATTTTGAAATCAATGTTATTGGATCCGTTAAAGCCATCCAGACCTATTTACCAGCTTTAAAAAATGGCAACAAACCTTCAATCGTTCTTTTTAGTACGGTTGCAACTAAATTAGGAATGCCTTTTCATGCTAGTGTAGCAGCTTCAAAATCTGCCGTTGAAGGTTTAACAAAATCTTTAGGCGCTGAGTTAGCACCAACGGTAAGAATAAATGCTATTGCACCGACGGTAACAGATACAGACTTGGCTTCAAAATTATTACGAAACGAGCGTATGGTTGAAAATATGATTGAACGCCATCCGCTTAAAAAATATTTACAACCTCAAGAAGTAGCAGATATGGCTGCATTCTTATTATCAGATAAAGCAGCTTCATTCTCTGGTCAAATATTTGAAATGGATTGTGGTATTGTAAGTTTCAAGTTGTAA
- a CDS encoding SRPBCC family protein — MKIYTLHKKQKLPISVEQAWEFLSSPANLKTITPDYMGFHILSGADRPMFSGQIIQYIVTPVLGIKTKWVTEITHVKDHEYFVDEQRFGPYALWHHKHFIKEIEGGVEMEDIIDYKVPMGILGQLAHPFIVKPKLEEIFNYRTQKLEELFGKYDV, encoded by the coding sequence ATGAAAATATACACCTTACACAAAAAACAAAAGCTACCTATTTCAGTTGAACAAGCTTGGGAGTTTTTATCTAGCCCTGCGAATTTGAAAACTATAACACCAGATTATATGGGATTTCACATCCTTTCAGGTGCAGACAGACCGATGTTCTCAGGGCAAATTATTCAATATATTGTAACACCTGTTTTAGGGATTAAAACAAAATGGGTGACTGAAATCACACATGTAAAAGACCATGAATATTTTGTAGATGAACAACGTTTTGGGCCATATGCTTTATGGCATCACAAGCATTTTATAAAAGAAATTGAAGGTGGTGTTGAAATGGAAGATATTATAGATTATAAAGTACCGATGGGAATTTTAGGTCAACTCGCCCATCCTTTTATAGTAAAACCAAAATTAGAAGAAATTTTTAACTACAGAACTCAAAAGTTAGAAGAACTCTTTGGAAAGTATGACGTATAA
- a CDS encoding TspO/MBR family protein, translated as MKKIYLFIIFLVINFGALALGSWFMGDAVTGDWYSNLNKAPWTPPGWVFGAAWTLIMVFFSVYLSFLFSIRNSKFVFFVYGIATILNVSWNYVFFNQQLINLGFVNIILLTLMIVYFFITFGDDRLSRLKYLLLPYIIWLCIATSLNGYVVFNN; from the coding sequence TTGAAAAAAATATATCTATTCATCATATTTTTGGTTATCAATTTTGGTGCACTCGCTCTTGGCAGTTGGTTTATGGGAGATGCTGTTACGGGAGACTGGTATTCTAATTTAAACAAAGCACCTTGGACACCTCCAGGTTGGGTTTTTGGAGCCGCTTGGACATTAATAATGGTTTTCTTTTCGGTATACCTTAGCTTTTTGTTTTCTATTCGGAATTCAAAATTTGTGTTCTTTGTCTATGGCATAGCTACTATATTAAATGTGAGCTGGAATTATGTTTTCTTCAATCAACAATTAATCAATTTAGGTTTCGTAAATATCATCTTATTAACGTTAATGATTGTTTACTTCTTTATCACGTTTGGAGATGATAGATTAAGCCGATTAAAATATCTATTGTTACCTTATATTATTTGGCTTTGTATCGCAACGTCCTTAAATGGTTATGTTGTTTTTAATAATTAG
- a CDS encoding cryptochrome/photolyase family protein, whose translation MSKKVNIFWFRRDLRLDDNLGFYEALKGDLPVLPIFIFDTEILDHLPKDDARVTFIHQTLQTMRQTLQDDYNSSIAILHGKPEVIFKQLIEDYDIDTVYTNHDYEPYATERDNTTKSFLEKHSIAFNTYKDQVIFEKNEVVKKDGNPYLVYTPYMRTWKEKFQAIELEIYYTKSHLDNLIVHSRLPNLSLSDIGFETSNQEITDYEVTPTLIQTYEATRNFPAKDSTSRLGPHLRFGTVSIRKMVKKAIAEQNEIFWQELIWREFFMQILWHFPQTTTNAFKPKYDRIEWRNNEDEFKKWCEGKTGYPLVDAGMRQLNSTGFMHNRVRMLVGSFLCKHLLIDWRWGEAYFAEKLHDYDMASNVGNWQWVAGCGVDAAPYFRIFNPTTQIQKFDKNHDYLKQWVPEYQELTYPQPMVDHKMARERCLETYKTALT comes from the coding sequence ATGAGTAAAAAAGTAAATATATTTTGGTTTAGACGCGATTTAAGATTGGACGATAATCTTGGCTTTTATGAAGCCTTAAAAGGTGACCTCCCTGTTCTTCCTATTTTCATATTCGATACTGAGATTTTAGACCATTTACCAAAAGACGATGCTCGTGTTACGTTTATTCACCAAACGCTTCAAACCATGAGGCAAACGTTACAAGATGATTACAATAGTAGTATTGCGATACTACACGGTAAACCCGAAGTTATTTTCAAACAATTAATCGAAGATTATGACATTGACACCGTTTATACCAATCACGATTATGAACCGTATGCTACCGAACGAGATAATACCACTAAATCGTTTTTAGAAAAGCATAGTATTGCATTCAACACCTATAAGGACCAAGTTATTTTTGAAAAGAATGAAGTCGTAAAAAAAGATGGAAATCCGTATTTGGTCTATACGCCTTATATGCGAACTTGGAAAGAAAAATTTCAAGCTATTGAATTGGAAATTTACTATACCAAGTCACATTTAGATAATTTAATTGTCCACAGTAGATTGCCTAATCTTAGCTTATCGGATATTGGTTTTGAAACATCAAATCAGGAAATTACAGATTATGAAGTCACTCCTACTTTGATTCAGACTTATGAAGCAACACGGAACTTTCCTGCAAAAGACTCCACGTCGCGTTTAGGTCCGCATCTACGCTTTGGAACAGTTAGTATTCGTAAAATGGTAAAAAAGGCCATAGCTGAACAGAATGAAATCTTTTGGCAAGAATTGATTTGGCGCGAATTTTTTATGCAAATTCTATGGCATTTTCCACAGACAACAACTAATGCTTTTAAACCTAAATACGACCGAATTGAATGGCGTAATAATGAAGATGAATTTAAAAAATGGTGCGAAGGTAAAACCGGTTATCCTCTAGTTGATGCAGGCATGCGACAACTCAACAGTACAGGCTTTATGCACAACAGAGTGCGTATGCTTGTTGGTAGTTTTCTATGCAAGCATTTATTAATTGATTGGCGTTGGGGAGAAGCTTATTTTGCTGAGAAATTACACGATTATGATATGGCGAGCAATGTAGGTAATTGGCAATGGGTTGCTGGTTGTGGAGTTGATGCAGCTCCATATTTTAGAATATTTAATCCAACAACCCAGATTCAGAAATTTGATAAAAATCACGATTATTTAAAACAGTGGGTTCCAGAGTATCAAGAACTCACTTATCCACAGCCCATGGTAGATCATAAAATGGCAAGAGAACGTTGTTTAGAAACTTATAAAACCGCATTGACATAG
- a CDS encoding AAA family ATPase: MNPKKVVIAGGPGTGKTTIINELKKHEFLCYDEISRQITLQARKDGIEQLFLTEPLLFSEKLLEGRAKQFADAQNESETVVFLDRGLPDVIAYMDYIGDHYPENFVTTCESHKYDSIFILAPWQEIFTSDSERYENFEEAIEIHQHLIETYKRFGYHLIDVPFGSVETRVEFILESLNLQ; the protein is encoded by the coding sequence TTGAATCCGAAAAAAGTTGTTATCGCAGGTGGACCAGGAACTGGAAAAACCACAATCATCAATGAGTTAAAAAAACATGAGTTCTTATGCTACGATGAAATCTCTAGACAAATCACCTTGCAAGCTAGAAAAGATGGTATTGAACAACTTTTTCTAACGGAACCGCTTTTGTTTAGCGAAAAACTTTTAGAAGGTAGAGCAAAACAATTTGCGGATGCCCAAAACGAATCTGAAACTGTTGTTTTTTTAGACAGAGGTTTACCAGATGTTATTGCTTATATGGATTATATTGGAGACCATTATCCTGAGAATTTTGTAACGACCTGTGAAAGTCACAAGTACGATTCCATCTTCATTTTAGCACCATGGCAAGAGATCTTTACAAGTGATAGCGAACGCTACGAAAATTTTGAAGAAGCCATTGAAATTCATCAACATTTAATAGAAACCTATAAGCGTTTTGGATATCATTTAATTGATGTACCTTTTGGAAGTGTAGAAACTAGAGTTGAATTTATTCTAGAGTCCTTAAATTTGCAGTAG
- a CDS encoding DUF4290 domain-containing protein — MIDDLEYNTEREHLIIPEYGRHLQKMINYAKTRETKEERNKVAKAIIAVMGNLQPHLRDVPDFQHKLWDQLFIMADFKIDVDAPYGEPSREEIHAKPEPLKYPQNFPKYRFYGNNIKTMIDVAVGWEDGELKEALTFTIANHMKKCFLNWNKDTVEDDVIYKHLFELSGGKIDLKNTDEDLSDSTSLMRTKSKYGGKSNSNKKNTSSNKKKYTNNRKRY; from the coding sequence TTGATTGACGATTTAGAATACAACACAGAGCGCGAGCATTTAATTATACCAGAATATGGACGTCATCTGCAAAAGATGATTAATTACGCTAAGACTCGCGAAACAAAAGAAGAGCGTAATAAAGTAGCCAAGGCGATTATTGCTGTAATGGGAAATCTACAACCACATTTAAGAGATGTGCCAGATTTTCAACATAAATTATGGGATCAATTGTTTATAATGGCAGATTTTAAAATTGATGTTGATGCACCTTATGGCGAACCTTCAAGAGAAGAAATCCATGCTAAACCAGAACCTTTAAAATACCCGCAGAACTTCCCTAAATATCGTTTTTATGGTAATAATATTAAGACGATGATTGATGTTGCTGTAGGTTGGGAAGATGGTGAATTAAAAGAAGCTTTGACTTTTACAATCGCAAATCACATGAAAAAGTGTTTTTTAAATTGGAATAAAGACACGGTTGAAGATGATGTAATTTATAAGCATTTGTTTGAGCTTTCAGGTGGTAAAATAGACTTGAAAAACACGGATGAAGATCTTAGTGATTCTACAAGTTTAATGCGTACCAAATCTAAGTATGGTGGTAAAAGCAATTCTAACAAAAAGAATACATCTTCAAATAAGAAAAAATATACTAATAATAGAAAACGTTACTAA
- the murA gene encoding UDP-N-acetylglucosamine 1-carboxyvinyltransferase yields the protein MSTFKIEGGHQLKGKIQPQGAKNEALQILCAVLLTAEEIKIDNIPDIIDVNKLIALLKKLGVKINKVGKGSYTFKADEVNLAYLESEEFKEDGKGLRGSIMIVGPLLARFGKGYIPKPGGDKIGRRRLDTHFEGFINLGAKFRYNKEDLFYGVEAKKLKGTYMLLDEASVTGTANIVMAAVLAEGITTIYNAACEPYLQQLCKMLNRMGAKISGVGSNLLTIEGVDVLGGTEHRMLPDMIEIGSWIGLAAMTKSELTITNVSWDDLGQIPNVFRKIGITVERQGDDIHIPAHTDGYEVQSFIDGSILTISDAPWPGFTPDLLSIILTVLTQARGSAIVHQKMFESRLFFVDKLIDMGAKIILCDPHRATVIGHDYKSTLKATTMTSPDIRAGVSLLIAALSAKGTSIIHNIEQIDRGYENIDERLRAIGAKIERVEGN from the coding sequence ATGAGTACATTTAAAATTGAAGGAGGTCACCAATTAAAAGGTAAAATTCAACCTCAAGGCGCAAAAAACGAAGCATTACAAATCTTATGTGCAGTACTTTTAACTGCCGAAGAAATAAAGATAGATAACATTCCAGATATTATTGATGTTAATAAACTCATCGCTTTATTAAAAAAGTTGGGTGTTAAAATTAATAAAGTAGGCAAAGGTTCCTATACGTTTAAAGCAGACGAGGTTAATCTTGCCTATTTAGAATCTGAAGAGTTTAAAGAAGACGGAAAGGGTTTAAGAGGGTCTATTATGATTGTTGGTCCTTTATTGGCACGTTTTGGTAAAGGTTATATTCCTAAGCCAGGAGGTGATAAAATTGGTCGTCGTCGTTTAGATACACACTTTGAAGGTTTTATTAATCTTGGTGCAAAATTTCGTTATAATAAGGAGGATTTGTTTTATGGAGTAGAAGCAAAAAAGCTAAAAGGCACGTATATGCTTTTAGATGAAGCTTCGGTTACCGGAACCGCTAATATTGTAATGGCTGCTGTTTTGGCAGAAGGTATAACCACAATTTATAATGCAGCTTGCGAACCATATTTACAACAGCTTTGTAAAATGCTTAATCGTATGGGCGCTAAGATTTCTGGTGTTGGGTCTAATTTATTAACTATTGAAGGAGTTGATGTTTTAGGTGGAACTGAGCATAGAATGTTACCAGATATGATTGAGATTGGTAGCTGGATAGGTTTGGCTGCGATGACCAAAAGTGAATTGACCATTACCAATGTGAGTTGGGACGATCTAGGTCAAATCCCTAATGTATTTAGAAAAATAGGAATTACGGTAGAGCGTCAAGGTGATGATATTCATATTCCAGCGCATACGGATGGTTATGAAGTGCAGAGTTTTATTGATGGTTCAATTTTAACCATTTCAGATGCTCCATGGCCTGGATTTACTCCAGATTTATTGAGTATTATCTTAACGGTTTTAACACAAGCAAGAGGAAGTGCTATTGTACACCAAAAAATGTTTGAAAGCCGCTTGTTCTTTGTCGATAAATTAATTGATATGGGAGCAAAAATTATTCTTTGTGATCCACACAGAGCAACGGTTATTGGTCACGATTATAAATCGACATTGAAGGCAACTACCATGACTTCTCCAGATATTAGAGCAGGTGTATCATTGTTAATTGCGGCTTTATCAGCAAAAGGGACCTCAATTATTCATAATATTGAACAAATAGATCGTGGTTACGAAAATATAGATGAACGTTTAAGAGCTATTGGTGCTAAAATTGAACGTGTAGAAGGGAATTAA